A region from the Silene latifolia isolate original U9 population chromosome 7, ASM4854445v1, whole genome shotgun sequence genome encodes:
- the LOC141589676 gene encoding uncharacterized protein LOC141589676: protein MSDELLPRILEDKSTAREAWVRVENIFTNNKGARAAALEAEFHSLRLEGMPSLEAYCQRLRELAGMLKDVDATVSDRRLVIQLVRGLPNEYDTIASYINQTMPSFEIARSMLELELHRKSGRDEPATALAAPAAPSSTRNSDWETDPAE from the exons ATGAGTGACGAGCTTCTCCCTCGGATTTTGGAAGATAAGTCCACTGCCCGTGAAGCATGGGTACGGGTAGagaacattttcacaaataatAAGGGTGCTCGTGCTGCCGCTCTTGAGGCCGAATTTCATTCGCTCCGTCTCGAAGGCATGCCATCACTTGAGGCATATTGTCAACGCCTCCGTGAATTGGCCGGGATGCTTAAAGATGTCGACGCCACCGTCTCCGACCGCCGCCTTGTCATACAACTGGTACGTGGCCTACCCAATGAGTATGACACTATCGCATCGTATATTAATCAAACTATGCCTAGTTTCGAAATTGCTCGTAGTATGCTTGAATTAGAACTCCACCGTAAATCTGGCCGTGATGAGCCTGCCACGGCCTTGGCTGCTCCTGCCGCCCCTTCCTCGACTC GAAATTCCGACTGGGAAACTGATCCTGCGGAGTGA
- the LOC141591624 gene encoding NDR1/HIN1-like protein 1: MTSKDCCDDDHEPAPLHHRVIGGILFLIFLILFTIFLIWLILRPTKPHFTLQDATIYSFNLTQPNLLSATFQVTLQTRNPNDKIGVYYDRADVYSSYHNQQITLVTRLPPTYQGHKDIVIWSPFLYGVSIPIAPYLGMSLQQDQNAGLLLMNIKINARVRWKVGTWISGKYHMNVNCPAYITFGNNNNNNNYNNKNNNNNNNIGGGNIPGVNFGAVIKYQLSSSCHVDV; this comes from the coding sequence ATGACCTCAAAAGACTGTTGCGACGACGACCACGAACCCGCCCCGCTACACCACCGCGTAATAGGCGGTATACTCTTCCTAATCTTCCTAATCCTCTTCACAATCTTCCTAATATGGCTAATCCTACGTCCAACCAAACCTCATTTTACTCTCCAAGACGCAACAATATATTCCTTCAACCTCACGCAACCTAATCTCTTATCCGCCACCTTCCAAGTCACCCTCCAAACCCGAAACCCTAATGATAAAATCGGCGTATACTACGACCGAGCTGACGTATACTCGTCGTACCATAACCAACAGATTACGCTTGTTACACGTCTACCTCCTACGTACCAAGGTCATAAGGATATTGTTATATGGTCACCGTTTTTGTACGGTGTTTCGATTCCGATTGCACCGTATTTAGGCATGTCATTACAACAAGATCAAAATGCTGGATTACTTCTTATGAATATTAAGATTAATGCTAGGGTTAGATGGAAAGTTGGTACTTGGATTTCTGGTAAATATCATATGAATGTTAATTGTCCTGCTTATATTACTTTCgggaataacaataataataataattataataataaaaacaataataataataataatattggtgGTGGTAATATTCCCGGGGTTAATTTTGGTGCTGTTATTAAGTATCAGCTTTCTAGTAGCTGTCATGTTGATGTCTGA